In one Pseudobdellovibrionaceae bacterium genomic region, the following are encoded:
- a CDS encoding molybdopterin oxidoreductase: MAGASHSEKLFVGKFEPSNLLQIIVIALAGLGTIGTGIGIYMNPERGWAGYLMAFFFFSCLALGGLFFAVINHIANAGWSVTVRRFAESMTAFLPMILIGGLVLMLGVKHLYPWTDPEVLEKFPMVAAKTAYLNVPFMILRIVVFAVGVFLFARAIVGNSLKQDKDGSEEHTKKNVGLSVAYCLFFAIFFSLFTVDLLMSLLPTWYSTIFGIYGFSGMFQSSMAFLILLMLYVRRSGFISGYLNIEHIHDVAKYMKGFTIFWAYIAFSQFMLIWYANIPEETEFYLMRSQNGWTQLSLVLLIGRFVIPFLALLPRGWKRNPAHLAIVSVWILMMQFLDIYWLVFPNFNHNHLAFGLYEILPMAAFAGIFLLMVGRFLRQNSLVPLKDPRLNEALNHHVTY, encoded by the coding sequence ATGGCAGGCGCATCGCACTCTGAAAAACTCTTTGTCGGCAAATTCGAACCTTCGAATCTGTTGCAAATCATCGTCATCGCGCTGGCGGGCCTCGGCACCATCGGCACGGGCATCGGCATCTACATGAACCCCGAGCGGGGTTGGGCCGGTTACCTGATGGCATTCTTCTTCTTCTCGTGTTTGGCGCTGGGAGGTCTGTTCTTCGCGGTGATCAATCACATCGCGAACGCGGGCTGGAGCGTGACGGTTCGCCGTTTCGCCGAGTCCATGACGGCCTTCCTGCCCATGATCCTGATCGGCGGACTCGTCTTGATGTTGGGCGTGAAGCACCTGTACCCCTGGACGGATCCCGAGGTCCTCGAGAAATTCCCGATGGTCGCGGCGAAAACCGCCTACCTGAACGTGCCGTTCATGATCCTGCGGATCGTGGTCTTCGCGGTGGGGGTTTTCCTGTTCGCGCGCGCGATCGTTGGCAACTCGCTGAAACAAGATAAAGACGGTTCGGAAGAGCACACCAAAAAGAACGTCGGTCTGTCGGTCGCGTACTGCCTGTTCTTCGCGATCTTCTTCTCGCTCTTTACGGTCGATTTGCTGATGTCGCTTCTGCCGACCTGGTATTCGACGATCTTCGGGATCTACGGCTTCTCGGGTATGTTCCAAAGCTCGATGGCGTTTTTGATCCTGCTGATGTTGTACGTTCGTCGCAGCGGCTTCATTAGCGGTTACCTGAACATCGAGCACATCCATGACGTCGCGAAGTATATGAAGGGCTTCACGATCTTCTGGGCGTACATCGCGTTCTCGCAGTTCATGCTGATCTGGTACGCGAACATTCCCGAGGAAACCGAGTTCTATTTGATGCGTTCGCAGAACGGTTGGACTCAGCTGTCGCTGGTGCTGCTGATCGGTCGCTTCGTCATTCCGTTCCTGGCGCTTTTGCCCCGGGGATGGAAACGGAACCCCGCGCACCTCGCGATCGTGTCGGTGTGGATCCTGATGATGCAATTCCTGGATATTTACTGGTTGGTGTTCCCGAACTTCAACCACAACCATCTGGCATTCGGTCTGTACGAGATCCTGCCGATGGCGGCCTTCGCGGGAATTTTCCTGCTGATGGTCGGTCGTTTCCTGCGCCAAAACAGCCTGGTCCCGTTGAAGGACCCGCGCCTGAACGAAGCGCTGAACCACCACGTTACCTACTAA
- a CDS encoding M23 family metallopeptidase: MKQVNRHILILFSVFLAVSSVHVAHAQRSKRVLKRDLATQTSVKVDETAKKDPVAGGVVDTSAAGIGWQPKPAHPTASTGVVAITGTTGATNQDQMQMLQGLMSAFSGQGQPAASGTGTNTGTNTGTNTGTNTGTTTGTTNGTNPVNNGTTPGTSADTPTSNAPLPQDTNVRDRDCSETRKTWQPPSKEKFRVTSCFGSRASKGGRHHNGIDMVMEGSKSINPVAPGKIIKAGVAGGYGCQIIIEHDSCPAAIGGNKCYSQYAHLKKENGRCPGGEGQKVNACTKIATMGNTGASDGAHLHFEVRTGPESSTAKDPVTHFREWQAHSNYNYEASSCGTVGNGRAPARMQTPGGRNTNGVN, translated from the coding sequence TTGAAACAAGTGAATCGCCATATTCTCATTTTATTTTCGGTGTTTCTTGCGGTGAGCTCCGTTCACGTCGCGCACGCGCAGCGTTCGAAGCGCGTGCTGAAACGCGACCTCGCCACTCAGACCTCCGTCAAAGTCGACGAGACTGCGAAAAAAGATCCCGTCGCGGGCGGCGTCGTTGATACTTCGGCGGCGGGCATCGGCTGGCAGCCCAAACCCGCCCACCCCACCGCAAGCACCGGCGTGGTGGCGATCACGGGAACAACCGGAGCAACGAATCAAGACCAGATGCAAATGCTGCAGGGCCTGATGAGCGCGTTTTCGGGACAGGGACAACCCGCCGCGAGTGGGACCGGGACCAACACCGGAACCAACACCGGCACGAACACGGGAACGAATACCGGGACGACGACGGGAACGACCAATGGAACGAATCCGGTCAACAACGGCACGACCCCGGGGACCTCCGCGGACACGCCGACCTCCAATGCGCCGCTGCCGCAAGACACCAACGTCCGGGACCGCGACTGCTCCGAAACCAGAAAAACATGGCAGCCGCCCAGCAAAGAAAAATTCCGAGTGACAAGTTGTTTCGGCTCACGCGCCAGCAAAGGCGGACGCCACCACAACGGCATCGATATGGTGATGGAGGGCTCGAAGAGCATCAATCCCGTCGCTCCCGGAAAGATCATCAAAGCCGGCGTCGCGGGAGGCTACGGCTGCCAGATCATTATCGAGCACGACTCCTGCCCCGCCGCCATCGGCGGGAACAAGTGTTATTCTCAGTACGCCCATTTGAAGAAAGAAAATGGACGCTGTCCCGGCGGCGAAGGTCAAAAGGTCAACGCCTGCACGAAGATCGCCACCATGGGGAATACCGGCGCGAGCGACGGCGCGCATCTGCACTTCGAGGTCCGCACGGGCCCCGAAAGCTCCACCGCGAAAGATCCCGTCACGCATTTCCGTGAATGGCAAGCGCACTCGAACTACAATTACGAGGCGAGCAGCTGCGGGACCGTCGGCAATGGCCGGGCCCCCGCCCGCATGCAAACACCTGGAGGACGTAACACAAATGGCGTCAACTAA
- a CDS encoding NADP-dependent isocitrate dehydrogenase has translation MKKIKVANPVVEMDGDEMTRVIWSFIKERLILPYLDIDIKYYDLGMEYRDKTDDKVTVEAAEAIKKYGVGIKCATITPDEARVEEFKLKKMWKSPNGTIRNILDGTVFREPIICTNVPRLVPNWTHPIVVGRHAFGDQYRATDVKTKGKGKFTMTFTPEGGGAPESWDVFNMPGDGVIMGMYNTRESVEGFARSCFNYALMKGWPLYLSTKNTILKQYDGFFKDIFQEIYEKEWKTKFAEKGITYEHRLIDDMVASALKWHGEFVWACKNYDGDVQSDSVAQGFGSLGMMTSVLITPDGKIMESEAAHGTVTRHFRQHQKGQPTSTNPIASIFAWTRGLAFRGKLDNNAELIHFAQTLEKVCVQTVESGKMTKDLAVCIHGEKVAEKDYMMTQDFLKLLATNLEKALAS, from the coding sequence ATGAAGAAAATCAAAGTCGCGAATCCGGTTGTCGAAATGGACGGGGACGAAATGACCCGCGTGATCTGGTCGTTCATCAAAGAACGCCTGATCCTGCCTTACCTCGATATCGACATTAAGTACTACGACCTGGGTATGGAGTACCGGGATAAAACCGACGACAAAGTCACCGTCGAGGCCGCGGAAGCGATCAAAAAATACGGCGTCGGCATCAAGTGCGCGACCATCACTCCCGACGAAGCGCGAGTCGAAGAATTCAAACTCAAGAAAATGTGGAAATCGCCGAACGGCACCATCCGCAATATTCTGGACGGAACCGTCTTCCGCGAGCCGATCATCTGCACGAACGTTCCGCGCCTAGTCCCGAACTGGACGCACCCGATCGTCGTCGGCCGTCACGCCTTCGGTGATCAGTACCGCGCAACTGACGTGAAGACCAAAGGCAAAGGCAAGTTCACGATGACCTTCACGCCCGAAGGCGGCGGCGCTCCCGAATCGTGGGACGTCTTCAATATGCCTGGCGACGGCGTCATCATGGGGATGTACAACACCCGCGAGTCGGTCGAAGGCTTCGCGCGCTCGTGCTTCAACTACGCTTTGATGAAGGGCTGGCCGCTCTATCTCTCGACGAAGAACACGATCCTGAAGCAGTACGACGGCTTCTTCAAAGACATCTTCCAAGAGATCTACGAGAAAGAGTGGAAGACGAAGTTCGCGGAAAAAGGCATCACCTACGAACACCGCTTGATCGACGACATGGTCGCGTCGGCGCTGAAGTGGCACGGTGAATTCGTCTGGGCTTGTAAGAACTATGACGGCGACGTCCAGTCGGACTCGGTCGCTCAAGGTTTCGGCTCGCTCGGCATGATGACGTCGGTCCTGATCACGCCCGACGGCAAGATCATGGAGTCCGAGGCGGCTCACGGCACCGTGACCCGTCACTTCCGTCAGCACCAAAAAGGTCAGCCGACGTCGACAAACCCGATCGCGTCGATCTTCGCGTGGACCCGGGGCCTCGCGTTCCGCGGCAAACTCGATAACAACGCCGAGCTCATCCACTTCGCCCAGACGCTGGAGAAGGTCTGCGTGCAGACCGTCGAAAGTGGGAAAATGACGAAGGACCTCGCGGTCTGCATCCACGGCGAAAAAGTCGCGGAAAAGGACTATATGATGACTCAAGATTTCTTGAAGCTCTTGGCGACGAACCTGGAAAAAGCGCTCGCGAGTTGA
- the thrS gene encoding threonine--tRNA ligase — translation MSIKISLPDNSVREFPTNPTALDVAKSIGSRLAQDTLGVRINGDPEIRDLRLPLNDGDKIELITTKSPDANEVIRHSAAHVMAQAVQALWPDVKVTIGPVIENGFFYDFDSPRTFNEEDFAKIEAEMKKITSADYPLNKEVWPIDKAIETFEKMGERFKVEIIKDLAAKGEKEVSIYHQGPWFDLCRGPHIQKTGQIKAFKVLSNAGAYWRGDEKNPMLQRLYATAFRDPKDLEEYLHNIEEAKKRDHRKLGKELGLFQFHQIAPGSPFFTAKGATIYNELLKYMREMYFKYGYGEVITPQIFDVEMFKTSGHFQNYKDNMYFMEVDERQFATKPMNCPSHCMMFGAERHSYRELPMRMADFGRLHRYERAGAMHGLTRVRTFCQDDAHIFCTTDQLQTEIASFIKLLNEVYAILGMSDYKIFLSTRPENRVGSDEVWDRAEGALSKALEELNLPFTVNEGDGAFYGPKLDIMFVDALKRPWQLGTLQLDFNMPQLFDLKYTGEDNGEHRPVMLHRAILGSLERFIGVYLEHMAGHLPTWMSPTQAIILNVTDRVNESAEAILAGLKERGVRAEFDRRSEKLNFKIREAQLQKIPYMVILGDKEAESGQVSIRLRDGRMINGLSLDAFYKMIETDIQSRQLEPGPDAGRNVAAQTTKEVSH, via the coding sequence ATGTCGATCAAAATCAGTCTTCCGGACAACTCTGTCCGCGAGTTCCCTACGAATCCCACGGCTCTGGATGTCGCGAAAAGTATCGGCTCCCGTTTGGCGCAGGACACGCTCGGCGTGCGCATCAACGGCGATCCCGAGATCCGCGACCTGCGCCTTCCTTTGAACGACGGCGATAAGATCGAGCTCATCACGACCAAGTCTCCCGACGCGAACGAAGTGATCCGTCACTCCGCCGCCCACGTGATGGCGCAGGCGGTGCAGGCTTTGTGGCCCGACGTGAAGGTGACCATCGGTCCCGTCATCGAAAACGGTTTTTTCTACGACTTCGATTCACCGCGGACCTTCAACGAAGAGGACTTCGCGAAAATCGAAGCTGAGATGAAGAAAATCACCTCCGCCGACTATCCCTTGAATAAAGAAGTCTGGCCGATCGACAAAGCGATCGAGACTTTCGAGAAGATGGGCGAGCGCTTCAAGGTCGAGATCATCAAAGATCTGGCGGCGAAGGGCGAAAAAGAGGTTTCGATCTACCACCAAGGTCCTTGGTTCGACCTGTGCCGTGGCCCGCACATCCAGAAGACCGGACAGATCAAGGCCTTCAAGGTTCTTTCGAACGCGGGCGCCTACTGGCGCGGCGACGAGAAAAACCCCATGCTCCAGCGTTTGTACGCGACGGCTTTCCGCGATCCGAAGGATCTGGAAGAGTATCTGCACAACATCGAAGAGGCGAAAAAACGCGATCACCGCAAGCTGGGTAAAGAGCTGGGCCTTTTCCAGTTCCACCAGATCGCTCCGGGTTCGCCGTTCTTCACCGCGAAGGGCGCGACGATCTACAACGAGCTTCTGAAGTACATGCGCGAAATGTATTTCAAGTACGGCTACGGCGAAGTGATCACGCCGCAGATTTTCGACGTCGAGATGTTCAAGACGTCGGGACACTTCCAGAACTACAAAGACAATATGTACTTCATGGAGGTCGACGAAAGACAATTCGCGACCAAACCCATGAACTGTCCGTCCCACTGTATGATGTTCGGCGCCGAACGCCACTCGTACCGCGAGCTTCCCATGCGTATGGCCGACTTCGGCAGACTTCACCGCTACGAGCGCGCGGGCGCGATGCACGGGCTGACGCGCGTGCGGACCTTCTGTCAGGACGACGCGCACATCTTCTGCACGACCGATCAGCTGCAAACCGAGATCGCTTCGTTCATTAAACTTCTGAACGAGGTCTACGCGATCCTCGGCATGAGCGATTACAAGATCTTCCTGTCGACTCGCCCGGAAAACCGCGTGGGTTCGGACGAGGTTTGGGATCGCGCGGAAGGCGCGCTCTCGAAAGCTTTGGAAGAGCTGAATCTGCCTTTCACGGTGAACGAAGGCGACGGCGCTTTCTATGGCCCCAAACTCGACATCATGTTCGTCGATGCTTTGAAACGTCCGTGGCAGCTGGGAACTTTGCAGCTCGATTTCAATATGCCGCAGCTCTTCGACCTGAAATACACGGGCGAAGACAACGGCGAGCACCGTCCGGTCATGCTCCACCGCGCGATCCTGGGATCGCTCGAGCGCTTCATCGGCGTTTACCTCGAGCACATGGCGGGACATTTGCCCACGTGGATGTCGCCGACCCAGGCGATCATCTTGAACGTCACGGACCGCGTGAACGAGTCGGCGGAAGCGATTCTCGCGGGGCTGAAAGAGCGCGGCGTGCGCGCCGAGTTCGATCGTCGCTCGGAAAAATTGAATTTTAAAATCCGCGAAGCCCAACTCCAGAAGATCCCCTACATGGTGATCCTCGGGGATAAGGAAGCGGAGTCCGGTCAGGTCTCGATCCGTCTGCGTGACGGTCGCATGATCAACGGATTGTCTCTAGATGCGTTTTATAAAATGATTGAGACCGACATCCAAAGCCGTCAGCTTGAGCCAGGCCCGGATGCGGGACGAAACGTCGCTGCACAAACCACCAAGGAGGTTTCCCATTAG
- the infC gene encoding translation initiation factor IF-3 — protein MRVNREIRAPQVRVIDEEGGMLGVMTVPEGIRMAEERGLDLIEIAPTASPPTCKIMDYGKWKYENKKKQAAARKKQVIVSVKEVQLRPRTDQHDFDTKMKHARRFILEGDKVKVNLRFMGREMAHQELGLVLLKKVIEQLKDIATPENNPKTEGRQMFVLVAPDPVKVKDYLKANPKPTGPVPESEPSDDDDDMAEDGE, from the coding sequence CTGCGGGTCAACCGCGAGATCCGCGCGCCCCAAGTTCGCGTCATCGATGAAGAAGGCGGGATGCTCGGCGTGATGACGGTTCCGGAAGGAATCCGTATGGCCGAAGAGCGCGGCCTCGATTTGATCGAAATCGCTCCCACCGCTTCGCCGCCCACATGTAAAATCATGGATTACGGCAAGTGGAAATACGAGAACAAGAAGAAGCAGGCGGCCGCTCGTAAGAAGCAGGTCATCGTTTCGGTGAAGGAAGTCCAGCTGCGTCCCCGTACGGACCAGCACGACTTCGACACCAAGATGAAACACGCCCGTCGCTTCATCCTTGAAGGCGACAAAGTGAAGGTGAACTTGCGCTTCATGGGTCGCGAAATGGCCCACCAAGAGCTGGGTCTCGTGCTTTTGAAGAAGGTCATCGAGCAGCTGAAGGACATCGCGACGCCTGAAAACAATCCGAAAACGGAAGGTCGTCAGATGTTCGTTCTGGTCGCTCCGGATCCCGTCAAGGTGAAGGACTATCTGAAGGCGAACCCGAAGCCCACGGGCCCCGTGCCCGAGTCGGAGCCGTCGGATGACGACGACGATATGGCCGAGGACGGCGAGTAA
- a CDS encoding sel1 repeat family protein, whose protein sequence is MRPDQIEVLKQGAESGDTTSKLMYGLALVQGRFVAQDLKAGLGHIRESAAGGHPEAMFFLAVYQLDQGGKSPENLELARQLLEKAAYTGHVKSQIELAKSYLSGNYWPASDEQALMWMRFAAKEGQGVAYLLLGFFFLDRGMNQDAIHMMRLAERAGEKHVAEVIQESLDGLKDEGFTEDLEGYALKVIAQTLGREAETLAGLLPELEKDPSAAAAKTLSVMHDYGYGTPINPVKSTEWLGIAADRGDAEARHFHNERKRVGYLGEGEKSQ, encoded by the coding sequence ATGAGACCCGATCAGATTGAAGTGCTGAAACAAGGTGCAGAATCTGGAGATACCACCTCGAAACTGATGTACGGCCTGGCGCTGGTGCAGGGGCGTTTCGTCGCCCAGGACCTGAAGGCGGGTCTCGGCCATATCCGCGAATCCGCCGCCGGCGGGCATCCCGAGGCCATGTTTTTCCTGGCCGTCTACCAACTGGATCAAGGCGGAAAGTCGCCCGAAAATCTTGAGCTCGCACGCCAACTTCTGGAAAAGGCGGCCTACACCGGCCACGTCAAATCCCAGATCGAGCTCGCGAAATCCTACCTCTCCGGGAACTACTGGCCGGCCTCGGACGAGCAAGCGCTCATGTGGATGCGCTTCGCCGCCAAAGAAGGTCAGGGCGTCGCGTATTTGCTGCTCGGCTTTTTCTTTCTCGATCGCGGCATGAATCAGGACGCGATCCACATGATGAGGCTCGCCGAACGCGCCGGCGAAAAACACGTCGCCGAGGTCATCCAGGAAAGCCTCGACGGCCTGAAAGACGAAGGCTTCACCGAAGATCTCGAAGGCTACGCGCTCAAGGTCATCGCGCAAACGTTAGGTCGTGAGGCCGAGACGCTCGCGGGCCTCCTGCCGGAACTCGAAAAGGACCCCTCGGCCGCGGCCGCGAAAACCCTATCGGTCATGCACGACTACGGCTACGGCACGCCGATCAACCCCGTGAAATCCACCGAGTGGCTCGGCATCGCCGCCGACCGTGGCGACGCGGAAGCGCGCCACTTCCACAACGAACGGAAACGCGTGGGGTACCTCGGCGAAGGCGAAAAATCGCAGTGA
- the rpmI gene encoding 50S ribosomal protein L35, whose product MAKIKQKTHSGAKKRFQLLKSGKVKRKQTRMRHLNSHMSSKVKRHLGDMIYVDQANMLQIKRQLVF is encoded by the coding sequence ATGGCTAAGATTAAGCAGAAGACCCACTCGGGTGCGAAGAAGCGTTTCCAGCTCCTCAAGAGCGGAAAAGTAAAGCGGAAGCAGACTCGGATGCGCCACTTGAACTCCCACATGAGTTCGAAAGTGAAGCGTCACTTGGGCGACATGATTTATGTCGATCAAGCCAACATGTTGCAAATCAAGCGTCAGCTTGTTTTCTAG
- the rplT gene encoding 50S ribosomal protein L20 codes for MRVKGGFTNRRRHKKVLKRASGYYSANSRCYTHAVEMNDRGMAYAYKHRKMKKREFRALWTQRINAAARINGTTYSRLMGGLLKAGITLDRKVLADMAVRDTAGFAALCKNALA; via the coding sequence ATGCGCGTTAAAGGTGGATTTACAAATCGTCGTCGTCACAAAAAAGTTCTGAAGCGTGCGAGTGGTTACTACTCGGCGAATTCGCGTTGCTACACTCATGCGGTCGAGATGAACGACCGTGGTATGGCTTACGCGTACAAGCACCGCAAAATGAAGAAACGTGAGTTCCGCGCCCTGTGGACTCAACGGATCAATGCGGCCGCTCGTATCAACGGAACCACATACTCGCGTCTGATGGGCGGTCTGTTGAAGGCCGGCATCACTCTCGATCGTAAAGTTCTGGCCGATATGGCAGTTCGCGATACCGCTGGTTTCGCGGCTCTTTGCAAAAACGCCCTGGCTTAG
- the fni gene encoding type 2 isopentenyl-diphosphate Delta-isomerase, with protein MSDPTQFESRKKEHLKIALSPESQTPHLAGFDRVRLAHEALPDLDFSKVDISSTFLKDSLKTPFLVSSMTAGHGDAVALNAMMARVAEARGWMMGVGSQRRELFDAAAKAEWREVRKAAPRAVLLGNLGIAQVIQTPVKVIRELVDNLEAQAFFVHLNPLQECLQPEGNTDFTGSFTALAKLVKEIGVPVVIKETGCGFSEKTLRRLNETGALAIDVAGTGGTHWGRVEGLRSPNGGLLRQAAETYRDWGYSTLESLSCAKKQNLKAEIWASGGVRSGLDAAKLLAMGAQKVGFAKPVLEAALKGERDLDETMARFEFELKVAMFCSGHGSLQEFQNAGVWEWI; from the coding sequence ATGAGCGATCCGACGCAATTCGAGTCTCGCAAAAAAGAGCACCTCAAAATCGCGTTGTCCCCGGAATCCCAAACCCCGCATCTGGCGGGGTTCGATCGGGTCCGGCTGGCCCACGAAGCTTTGCCGGACCTTGATTTCTCGAAGGTCGACATCTCGTCGACATTTCTTAAAGACTCTCTGAAAACTCCGTTTCTCGTCAGCAGCATGACCGCCGGTCATGGCGACGCCGTCGCGCTCAACGCGATGATGGCGAGGGTCGCCGAGGCGCGCGGTTGGATGATGGGCGTGGGCTCGCAGCGCCGCGAGCTTTTCGATGCCGCCGCGAAGGCCGAGTGGCGCGAAGTGCGTAAAGCGGCGCCCCGGGCGGTGCTCTTGGGGAATCTCGGGATCGCGCAGGTGATCCAGACTCCGGTGAAGGTCATTCGCGAGCTCGTCGACAATCTTGAGGCGCAGGCGTTTTTCGTGCATCTGAATCCGCTGCAGGAATGCCTGCAACCCGAAGGGAACACCGACTTCACGGGTTCTTTCACGGCGCTCGCGAAACTCGTGAAAGAGATCGGCGTGCCGGTCGTCATCAAAGAAACGGGCTGCGGTTTTTCCGAGAAGACTTTGCGCCGTCTGAACGAAACGGGCGCCTTGGCGATCGACGTGGCCGGCACCGGTGGCACCCACTGGGGTCGCGTGGAAGGACTGCGTAGCCCGAATGGGGGGCTTCTGCGCCAGGCGGCCGAGACCTACCGCGATTGGGGCTACTCGACGCTTGAGTCGCTCTCCTGTGCGAAAAAACAAAATCTAAAAGCCGAGATTTGGGCATCGGGCGGCGTGCGTTCCGGCCTGGATGCGGCGAAACTCTTGGCCATGGGCGCGCAAAAAGTCGGGTTCGCAAAACCCGTCCTTGAAGCGGCGCTGAAGGGCGAGCGTGACCTCGATGAAACGATGGCGCGCTTTGAGTTTGAACTGAAAGTGGCGATGTTCTGCAGCGGCCACGGCTCGCTTCAAGAATTTCAAAACGCGGGAGTGTGGGAATGGATCTGA
- a CDS encoding hydroxymethylglutaryl-CoA reductase, degradative, translating to MDLTPIDNELNEYKDLGKDFSESFKGFSKLNREDRLRELYKMGVLSADDVRFLDRGGLQDPALGEKFIENVIGYFQLPLGVVTNFRIDGEDLVIPLAVEETSIVAAASKTAKWIRESGRIETSQIGQTIIGQIQIAKVKDLAKLRQVIAARKQEMIDNSNREVAFGLVRRGGGVKDVTLRELQRPDGLTMAVIHVQMDAVDAMGANIMNQVCEYLKHPIQEWTGETVTMCILSNLVDTKLTRARVVIDKIDPELAEKIEEASIFAEIDPYRAATGNKGVLNGMDPILIATGNDWRAVEAGVHAYASRDGQYRSITKWRRQGTSLVGELIAPIIVGTVGGVTTLHPTAKLSLRMMGSPSAARLSQIIASVGLVQNLGALKALTTVGIIEGHMKLHIKNLSLGAGAEEKEMPSMVSRLEEILALKKRISLSNAIEVLKEIRATKPVITPQ from the coding sequence ATGGATCTGACCCCCATAGACAATGAACTCAACGAGTACAAAGACCTGGGCAAGGACTTCAGCGAGTCGTTCAAAGGTTTCTCGAAACTGAACCGCGAAGACCGACTGCGCGAGCTCTACAAGATGGGCGTTCTGAGCGCGGACGACGTGCGCTTTCTGGATCGCGGCGGTTTGCAAGACCCCGCGCTCGGCGAAAAGTTCATCGAGAACGTCATCGGTTACTTCCAGCTGCCTTTGGGCGTGGTGACCAACTTCCGCATCGACGGCGAGGATCTGGTGATCCCGCTCGCGGTCGAAGAGACCTCCATCGTCGCCGCGGCCTCGAAAACCGCGAAGTGGATCCGTGAGTCGGGCCGCATCGAAACCTCGCAGATCGGTCAGACCATCATCGGCCAGATCCAGATCGCGAAAGTGAAGGACCTGGCGAAGCTCCGTCAGGTGATCGCGGCCCGCAAACAAGAGATGATCGACAACTCGAACCGTGAGGTCGCCTTCGGGCTGGTCCGTCGCGGCGGGGGCGTCAAAGACGTGACCCTGCGCGAGCTTCAGCGTCCCGACGGTCTGACCATGGCCGTGATCCACGTCCAGATGGATGCGGTGGACGCCATGGGCGCGAACATCATGAATCAGGTCTGCGAATACCTGAAACATCCGATTCAAGAGTGGACCGGTGAAACGGTCACGATGTGCATTCTTTCGAACCTTGTGGATACGAAGCTCACCCGCGCGCGCGTGGTGATCGATAAAATCGACCCCGAGCTCGCCGAAAAAATCGAAGAGGCTTCGATCTTCGCGGAAATCGATCCGTACCGCGCGGCGACCGGGAACAAAGGCGTCTTGAACGGCATGGACCCGATTTTGATCGCGACCGGCAACGACTGGCGTGCGGTCGAAGCGGGCGTGCACGCTTACGCGTCCCGCGACGGTCAGTACCGTTCGATCACGAAGTGGCGCCGTCAGGGCACGTCGCTCGTGGGTGAACTTATCGCGCCGATCATCGTCGGCACCGTGGGGGGCGTCACCACGCTTCATCCGACCGCGAAGCTTTCGCTGCGGATGATGGGCTCGCCCTCGGCCGCACGGCTTTCGCAGATCATCGCGAGCGTCGGGCTGGTTCAGAATTTGGGTGCGCTGAAAGCGCTCACGACCGTCGGGATCATCGAAGGTCACATGAAGCTGCATATCAAAAACCTCTCTTTGGGCGCGGGTGCGGAAGAGAAAGAAATGCCGTCCATGGTCAGTCGTCTGGAAGAGATTCTGGCACTGAAAAAACGCATTTCGCTGTCGAACGCGATCGAAGTTTTGAAAGAGATCCGGGCCACGAAGCCCGTCATCACACCGCAGTAA